The Propionispora hippei DSM 15287 genome includes a window with the following:
- a CDS encoding Sec-independent protein translocase subunit TatA/TatB has product MFNIGMTELILILVIALVVFGPGKLPEVGKALGKGIQEFRKATSGELTKEETKPEVKAEEKK; this is encoded by the coding sequence ATGTTTAATATTGGTATGACCGAATTAATATTGATCCTGGTTATTGCTCTTGTCGTATTTGGTCCCGGCAAACTGCCGGAGGTAGGCAAGGCATTGGGTAAAGGGATTCAGGAATTCCGCAAGGCAACGAGCGGCGAATTGACGAAAGAAGAAACAAAACCGGAAGTCAAAGCTGAAGAAAAAAAGTGA
- a CDS encoding UbiA-like polyprenyltransferase produces MNKLKAHLENIALSHSVFALPFAYMGAILAVQGIPAMGDLFWITLAMVGARSAAMGLNALIDLKYDRLHPRFTKRPMVTGAVTPGEVVLLIAASLGVFVLAAAHLQPVCVKLVPLAVIPLAVYPYMKRVSWTCHLVLGLALSIAPTGAWIAITGSLAWPAVYLGLAVGIWIAGFDVIYGCQDVAFDKQHGLHSMPVRFGIPGALTLSRYMHAFSIGCFGLVGYQLQLGAIYFGGVILAALVLIYQHRLVSDGDFSRVTQAYFMRNGLVGIFILLFTMLNFLL; encoded by the coding sequence TTGAATAAACTCAAAGCGCATCTGGAAAACATCGCACTATCCCATTCGGTTTTTGCCCTGCCCTTCGCGTACATGGGGGCTATCCTTGCCGTGCAGGGAATCCCGGCTATGGGCGATCTGTTTTGGATCACCTTAGCCATGGTGGGCGCTCGCAGCGCGGCTATGGGGTTAAACGCCTTAATTGATTTAAAATATGACCGGCTCCATCCCCGCTTTACCAAGCGGCCGATGGTAACCGGCGCTGTCACTCCCGGTGAAGTTGTGTTGCTGATTGCGGCAAGTCTTGGCGTATTTGTGCTGGCTGCCGCCCATCTGCAGCCGGTTTGTGTGAAACTGGTGCCTCTGGCGGTTATTCCGCTGGCGGTGTATCCTTATATGAAGCGAGTTTCCTGGACCTGCCACTTGGTGCTTGGTCTGGCCCTGTCTATTGCGCCGACCGGCGCCTGGATTGCGATTACCGGCTCGCTGGCCTGGCCGGCCGTGTACCTGGGACTGGCTGTAGGAATCTGGATTGCCGGATTTGATGTGATTTACGGCTGCCAGGATGTCGCATTTGATAAACAGCACGGTCTTCATTCGATGCCTGTGCGGTTTGGCATACCCGGAGCATTGACGCTATCCCGGTACATGCATGCCTTCAGTATTGGCTGTTTTGGGCTGGTTGGCTATCAATTGCAGCTGGGAGCTATCTATTTTGGTGGCGTGATTTTAGCGGCTCTGGTGCTTATTTATCAGCACCGCCTGGTGAGTGACGGCGATTTCAGCCGGGTAACACAGGCCTATTTTATGAGAAACGGTCTTGTAGGCATTTTTATTTTACTTTTTACTATGCTGAATTTTTTACTATAA
- the folD gene encoding bifunctional methylenetetrahydrofolate dehydrogenase/methenyltetrahydrofolate cyclohydrolase FolD — translation MSAQLLDGKFFASQIKEETRKKVEILKQQYDITPGLTVVIVGENPASQIYVANKHKTSLEMGVHSQVIRLPEQVSKEELLTVIDGLNQDPAVHGILVQLPLPEHIKPYESEILEAIQPAKDVDGFHPVNVGKLATGQEELVPCTPHGCIRLLELAGLPIKGKRAVVLGRSNIVGKPMFHLLLARHATVTVCHSCTQDLAAITREADILVAAIGKPKFVTSDMVKPGAVVIDVGINRVGDKKIVGDVDFDAVKEIASAITPVPGGVGVLTIAMLLYNTVKAAQIQHKVQV, via the coding sequence TTGTCGGCGCAACTATTGGATGGAAAGTTTTTCGCCAGCCAGATCAAGGAAGAAACCAGGAAAAAAGTTGAAATATTAAAGCAACAATATGACATTACACCGGGGCTGACGGTGGTGATTGTCGGCGAAAATCCTGCCTCCCAAATCTATGTGGCGAACAAGCATAAAACCAGCCTGGAGATGGGGGTACATTCCCAGGTCATTCGTTTGCCGGAGCAGGTTAGTAAGGAAGAGCTGTTGACGGTGATTGACGGTCTGAACCAGGATCCGGCGGTTCATGGCATCCTGGTGCAACTGCCTTTGCCGGAACATATAAAACCCTATGAAAGCGAGATACTGGAAGCGATTCAGCCGGCAAAAGATGTGGATGGTTTCCATCCGGTCAATGTGGGTAAACTGGCTACCGGACAGGAAGAACTGGTACCCTGTACGCCCCATGGCTGTATTCGTCTCCTGGAACTGGCCGGCCTGCCGATAAAAGGGAAGCGGGCGGTCGTGCTGGGGCGCAGCAATATTGTCGGTAAGCCGATGTTCCATTTATTGCTGGCCCGCCATGCGACAGTAACCGTTTGCCATTCCTGCACACAGGATTTGGCGGCCATAACCCGTGAAGCCGATATTCTGGTTGCCGCCATCGGCAAACCTAAATTTGTTACCAGCGATATGGTAAAACCGGGAGCGGTTGTCATTGACGTGGGGATTAACCGGGTGGGCGATAAGAAGATTGTCGGCGATGTCGATTTTGACGCGGTCAAAGAGATTGCTTCAGCAATTACGCCGGTACCGGGCGGTGTGGGAGTACTGACCATTGCCATGCTGCTCTATAATACAGTCAAAGCGGCCCAAATTCAGCATAAGGTACAGGTTTAA
- the lon gene encoding endopeptidase La, whose product MAKNRRTIPLLPLRGILVFPYMIIHLDVGREKSISALEEAMVHDRLIMLATQRDAQDDKPEAEDIFSIGTVAEVKQLLKLPGGTIRVLVEGLHRAEIIEYTEQEPFYQVEIDEFSEEDVKTPEIEALTRTVVHQFEQWVKLSKKIPPETLVSVVVVEEPGRLADLIASHLSLKIEDKQALLDAIGVAERLEKLCEILGREMEILELEKKINVRVRKQMEKTQKEYYLREQLKAIQKELGDKDDRTAEVDEYRQRLTEKKFPEDVAEKINKEIERLEKMPPMVAESAVIRTYLDWLLSLPWLDRTEDRLDISLAEQTLDNDHYGLEKVKERILEYLSVRKLTETMKGPILCLVGPPGVGKTSLARSIARSMERKFVRISLGGVRDEAEIRGHRRTYVGALPGRILQGIRTAGSQNPVFLLDEIDKMSADFRGDPSAALLEVLDPEQNNTFSDHYIELPFDLSKVLWVVTANVMHNIPRPLLDRMEVISIAGYTEEEKIEIAKRYLVPKQIRDHGLTEKQIVFSEGTLQKVIRDYTREAGVRNLERNIANLCRKSARKIVQNARSAIKITAQNLHTFLGAPKYRHSQVETSHQVGVATGMAWTEVGGDILGTEVSIMKGKGKLTLTGQLGEVMRESAQAGFSYIRSRAEELGIDPEFYEKNDIHIHLPEGAIPKDGPSAGITMATAVASALTGIPIRSDLSMTGEITLRGRVLPVGGIKEKVLAAHRAGIKRIILPKENKRDMDDIPGNIKRSLEFYLVEHMDEVLEKALVRE is encoded by the coding sequence ATGGCAAAGAACAGACGTACAATTCCGCTATTGCCGCTACGAGGTATTCTGGTTTTTCCCTATATGATCATCCATTTGGATGTAGGCCGGGAAAAATCAATCAGTGCTCTGGAAGAGGCAATGGTACATGACCGCTTAATTATGCTCGCTACTCAACGGGATGCTCAGGATGACAAACCGGAAGCCGAGGATATTTTCAGCATTGGCACGGTTGCCGAAGTAAAACAACTGTTAAAGCTTCCCGGTGGTACAATCCGCGTATTGGTGGAGGGACTTCACCGGGCTGAGATTATAGAATATACCGAACAGGAACCCTTTTATCAGGTGGAGATTGATGAGTTTAGCGAAGAGGATGTAAAGACGCCGGAAATCGAAGCGCTGACCCGGACGGTGGTTCACCAGTTTGAACAGTGGGTTAAACTAAGCAAGAAGATTCCGCCGGAAACGCTGGTTTCAGTCGTGGTAGTGGAAGAGCCGGGCCGGCTGGCCGATTTGATTGCCAGTCACCTGTCTCTAAAGATTGAAGATAAGCAAGCCTTGCTGGATGCCATCGGTGTGGCCGAACGGCTGGAGAAATTGTGCGAAATACTGGGCCGGGAGATGGAAATTCTCGAACTAGAAAAGAAGATCAATGTGCGGGTTCGTAAGCAAATGGAAAAAACACAAAAAGAATATTATCTCCGGGAACAGTTAAAAGCCATTCAAAAGGAATTGGGCGACAAGGATGACCGGACAGCCGAAGTTGATGAATACCGTCAGCGTTTGACCGAAAAGAAATTTCCGGAAGATGTGGCGGAGAAAATCAACAAGGAAATTGAACGCTTGGAAAAAATGCCTCCTATGGTGGCGGAAAGCGCCGTTATCCGCACCTATCTTGATTGGCTGCTCAGTTTGCCATGGTTGGATAGAACTGAGGACCGGCTGGATATTTCCCTGGCTGAGCAAACCTTAGACAATGACCATTACGGTCTGGAAAAGGTAAAAGAGCGTATCTTGGAGTATTTATCGGTACGCAAACTGACTGAGACAATGAAGGGACCAATTTTATGTCTCGTTGGACCACCCGGTGTAGGGAAAACTTCACTGGCCCGTTCTATCGCCCGTTCGATGGAACGCAAGTTTGTTCGCATATCGCTGGGCGGTGTACGGGATGAAGCCGAAATCCGGGGCCATCGCCGTACCTATGTAGGGGCGCTGCCGGGACGGATCCTGCAGGGGATCCGGACGGCAGGTTCGCAAAATCCGGTATTCTTGCTTGACGAAATTGATAAAATGAGCGCTGACTTCCGGGGTGACCCTTCGGCGGCCTTGCTGGAAGTGCTCGATCCGGAGCAGAATAATACCTTCAGCGATCACTACATTGAGCTACCCTTTGACCTTTCCAAGGTATTGTGGGTGGTTACGGCCAATGTCATGCACAACATTCCGCGACCGTTACTTGATCGTATGGAAGTAATCAGTATTGCCGGTTATACGGAAGAGGAAAAAATCGAAATTGCCAAACGCTATCTGGTTCCTAAACAAATTCGCGACCATGGTCTGACAGAAAAACAAATCGTTTTTTCGGAGGGAACACTGCAAAAGGTGATCCGGGATTATACAAGAGAAGCCGGTGTGCGTAATCTTGAAAGGAATATTGCTAATTTGTGTCGCAAGTCGGCCCGTAAAATTGTACAAAACGCTCGTTCGGCGATTAAGATCACGGCGCAAAACCTGCATACTTTCCTGGGAGCGCCCAAATACCGCCACAGCCAGGTAGAAACCAGCCATCAGGTCGGTGTGGCTACCGGCATGGCCTGGACGGAAGTAGGCGGCGATATTTTGGGCACAGAAGTCTCGATTATGAAAGGTAAAGGAAAATTGACCCTTACCGGCCAATTGGGTGAGGTTATGCGCGAATCGGCGCAAGCCGGCTTTAGCTATATCCGCTCACGGGCGGAAGAACTAGGCATTGATCCTGAATTTTATGAGAAAAACGATATTCATATCCATTTGCCGGAAGGCGCTATTCCCAAAGACGGACCTTCCGCCGGTATTACGATGGCTACCGCTGTTGCTTCAGCTTTAACAGGTATTCCTATTCGCAGTGATTTGTCGATGACCGGGGAAATTACCCTGCGGGGCCGGGTGCTGCCGGTTGGCGGCATTAAGGAAAAGGTGCTGGCGGCACACCGGGCAGGTATAAAAAGGATCATTCTTCCGAAAGAGAACAAGCGGGATATGGATGATATACCGGGAAATATAAAGCGAAGTCTGGAATTTTATTTGGTAGAACATATGGATGAAGTATTAGAAAAGGCATTGGTGAGGGAATGA
- the tatC gene encoding twin-arginine translocase subunit TatC — protein MTSIESKEEETTVVSSNIGEMSLVDHLQELRKRIIISLIAVGITSTVSYFYAEKLVNFIAAPAGKLYFMNPAEVFFTYLKVSFFAGFLAALPVVLYQLWAFIVPALTRTERTLSFILIPSSVVLFFAGVVFSYFFALPAGLNFFLGFATENLQPMFSLGEYLSFVISFLLPFGFVFELPLFILVLAKLGVIGSAFLKAKRKVVLVLAFVIGAVISPTPDIFSQTMIAVPMLLLYELSIFMVKYLLRK, from the coding sequence ATGACTAGTATAGAGAGCAAAGAGGAGGAAACAACGGTTGTTTCCTCCAATATTGGTGAAATGTCACTGGTTGATCATTTGCAGGAACTCCGTAAGCGGATTATTATCAGTCTTATTGCGGTTGGCATTACAAGTACAGTGAGTTATTTTTATGCCGAAAAATTAGTGAACTTTATTGCTGCTCCTGCCGGTAAATTGTATTTTATGAACCCGGCAGAAGTTTTTTTTACTTATCTTAAGGTTTCTTTTTTCGCCGGTTTTTTGGCGGCTTTGCCTGTGGTACTGTACCAGCTATGGGCTTTTATTGTACCGGCTCTTACCCGGACCGAACGGACGCTGTCCTTTATTTTGATTCCGTCATCGGTGGTGCTTTTTTTTGCCGGTGTGGTTTTTTCTTACTTTTTTGCATTGCCGGCGGGACTGAATTTTTTCCTTGGCTTTGCCACGGAGAATTTGCAGCCCATGTTTTCTCTGGGGGAATATCTATCTTTTGTTATTTCTTTTTTGCTGCCCTTTGGCTTTGTTTTTGAGCTTCCCTTGTTTATTCTAGTATTGGCGAAACTGGGCGTCATTGGGTCCGCCTTTTTAAAAGCTAAACGCAAGGTCGTTTTAGTACTGGCTTTTGTAATCGGTGCGGTCATTTCGCCGACTCCAGATATATTTTCCCAGACGATGATAGCCGTACCCATGCTGCTTTTATATGAATTAAGCATTTTTATGGTCAAATATTTGCTGCGTAAATAA
- a CDS encoding polyprenyl synthetase family protein, producing the protein MFDIVQNDLVTLETELLSVVQSPVKLISDIGTHLTQAGGKRLRPALYLLCAKSRAEADTAERAIPMAVAIELIHMATLVHDDVIDEAATRRGQITANARWGNHSSVLAGDYLFAKAFSLISGLVNNNMLKILAEVICSMCEGEIIQNKDIYNPQQTEEEYLVRIAKKTADFLAASCVLGGMTAELSETELAALRCYGYSLGMAFQITDDILDVTASSEQLGKPAGNDLRQGIVTLPVIYALQHSADREELRSIVTERNMADGQVARGLEIMHGTKAVEYCYSRVDDYLNEARQCLPASLPEEIRETLITIADYVGLRNY; encoded by the coding sequence ATGTTTGATATTGTACAAAATGATTTGGTCACCCTGGAAACGGAACTTCTTTCTGTGGTACAATCGCCGGTGAAGTTAATTTCCGATATTGGCACTCATCTGACCCAGGCCGGCGGAAAACGGCTGCGACCAGCTTTGTATTTATTATGTGCTAAAAGCAGAGCCGAGGCGGATACGGCAGAACGGGCCATTCCTATGGCAGTGGCTATTGAACTCATACATATGGCAACCTTGGTACATGATGATGTCATTGATGAAGCGGCTACCCGTCGTGGTCAGATCACGGCCAATGCGCGCTGGGGAAATCATTCCTCAGTTTTAGCCGGTGACTATCTGTTTGCTAAAGCATTTTCCCTGATTTCCGGCCTTGTTAACAACAATATGCTGAAGATTTTGGCGGAAGTTATTTGCTCCATGTGTGAAGGTGAGATTATCCAAAACAAGGATATCTATAATCCGCAGCAAACCGAAGAGGAATATCTGGTGAGGATTGCCAAAAAAACGGCTGATTTTCTGGCAGCCAGTTGCGTACTGGGAGGCATGACGGCGGAGCTTTCCGAAACGGAGTTGGCAGCGCTTCGCTGCTATGGCTACAGTCTGGGTATGGCTTTTCAGATTACTGACGATATTTTGGATGTTACCGCCTCTTCCGAGCAGCTTGGTAAACCGGCGGGCAATGATCTCCGACAGGGTATTGTGACGCTGCCGGTGATTTACGCTTTGCAGCATAGTGCTGACAGGGAGGAACTGCGCTCCATTGTAACCGAACGCAATATGGCGGACGGTCAGGTGGCGCGGGGGCTCGAAATCATGCATGGAACTAAGGCGGTTGAGTATTGCTATAGCCGGGTGGATGATTATTTGAATGAGGCCCGGCAATGCCTGCCGGCGTCTTTACCGGAAGAAATCCGGGAAACCTTGATTACCATTGCCGATTATGTCGGCTTACGCAATTATTGA
- the ahbA gene encoding siroheme decarboxylase subunit alpha — MLTAFDKALLNKIQENLPLVSRPYAEVAKKLGVEETAVIERLNFLREQGYIRRIGPFFDSAKLGYIGTLVAVRVREENVPTVAAAINAYSGVTHNYERYSEGDTRYNLWFTLLSPDTASQVKVLASIENMPGVERLISLPAIKKYKVSVRFTL; from the coding sequence ATGTTAACTGCATTTGATAAAGCATTATTGAATAAGATTCAGGAAAATCTGCCCCTGGTAAGCCGGCCTTATGCCGAAGTTGCCAAAAAGCTTGGCGTGGAAGAAACGGCGGTGATCGAGCGGTTGAACTTTTTAAGGGAACAGGGCTATATCCGCCGTATCGGTCCCTTTTTTGACTCGGCTAAGCTGGGGTACATCGGTACTTTGGTGGCGGTACGGGTCCGGGAAGAGAACGTGCCGACCGTAGCGGCCGCTATTAATGCCTATAGCGGTGTAACCCATAACTATGAACGGTATAGTGAAGGAGATACCCGGTACAATCTGTGGTTCACCTTGCTGTCACCCGATACCGCCAGTCAGGTCAAGGTGCTGGCGTCGATTGAAAATATGCCTGGTGTGGAACGCCTGATCAGCCTGCCGGCCATAAAAAAATACAAGGTTAGTGTCCGTTTTACTTTATGA
- the yihA gene encoding ribosome biogenesis GTP-binding protein YihA/YsxC: protein MTENREDTQQRGPIQIIRAEYIASAVKQSQYPPMNEEDREFVFVGRSNVGKSSLINSLSRQHGLARTSGTPGKTQTLNFYQLTAKLDETRRQRFFLVDLPGYGYARTGREARRQWAKFIEEYLLSSPRIKLVCQLIDIRHKPMESDVLTYRWLEEQGLPLQVIATKADKISRMTVNKQLKTIQEGIGMRDGQILPYSSAKGTGRDQLLDVIGHLLLN, encoded by the coding sequence ATGACGGAAAACAGGGAGGACACGCAGCAGCGTGGTCCGATTCAGATTATCAGAGCCGAGTATATTGCTTCGGCGGTTAAACAGAGCCAGTATCCGCCGATGAATGAGGAAGACAGGGAATTCGTGTTTGTCGGGCGGTCCAATGTCGGGAAGTCGTCGCTCATCAATTCCCTTTCACGCCAGCATGGCTTAGCCCGGACGAGCGGTACACCGGGAAAAACGCAGACGCTTAATTTTTATCAGTTAACGGCCAAATTGGATGAAACAAGGCGCCAACGTTTTTTTCTGGTAGATTTACCCGGCTATGGTTATGCCCGTACCGGACGGGAGGCGCGCCGTCAGTGGGCTAAATTTATTGAAGAGTATCTGCTGTCTTCGCCACGCATTAAGCTGGTCTGCCAGTTGATTGATATCCGTCATAAACCGATGGAAAGCGATGTATTAACCTATCGCTGGCTGGAGGAACAGGGCCTGCCGCTGCAGGTGATAGCGACCAAGGCCGACAAGATTTCCCGTATGACGGTGAATAAACAACTTAAAACCATTCAGGAAGGTATCGGCATGCGGGATGGACAGATTTTGCCCTATTCCTCCGCTAAAGGGACCGGGCGGGACCAATTGCTTGACGTTATTGGTCATCTTTTGTTAAACTAA
- a CDS encoding menaquinone biosynthesis decarboxylase, with translation MAFTDLREFIEALEKRGWLRRIAQSVDADLEITEITDRVSKMKGDKNVALLFENVKGYDMPVLMNAFGSMERMALAFGVEKVDDIADEIRSILKLPHISLQNKLDLVRIIPTAKRAINFPKYVKSAPCKEVIIKDRPSLAKFPILKCWPGDAGKFITLPLVFTKNPLNGKRNVGMYRLQVFDDNTTGMHWHIHKNGAENYRAYREKGLDRIEVAVAIGGDPTLTYAATAPLPKDIDEMVFAGFLRKKSVEMIKCETVDVEVPAQSEIVLEGYVKIDEVRREGPFGDHTGYYSLADDYPVFHITCITHRKNPIYPATVVGKPPMEDCYLAKATERIFLPLLQAQLPEIIDINLPLEGVFHNCAVVAIKKSYPQHAKKVMHAIWGMGQMMFTKMVIVVDSHVNVQDMSEVWWRVFNNIDARRDIVMVDGPLDVLDHSSPMPNWGTKVGIDATKTWPEEGNHREWPDEIVMSDEIKRLVDAKWKDLGLE, from the coding sequence ATGGCTTTTACCGATTTAAGAGAGTTTATCGAAGCCCTGGAAAAGCGGGGCTGGCTCAGGCGCATTGCACAAAGCGTTGATGCCGATTTGGAGATTACCGAAATTACCGACCGGGTTTCCAAAATGAAGGGTGATAAAAATGTTGCCCTCCTGTTTGAAAATGTGAAGGGCTATGATATGCCTGTATTGATGAACGCTTTCGGCAGTATGGAACGGATGGCGCTGGCTTTTGGCGTCGAGAAGGTGGACGATATTGCCGACGAAATTCGCAGCATTTTAAAACTACCGCACATTTCCCTGCAAAATAAACTGGACTTGGTAAGGATCATTCCCACCGCCAAGCGGGCGATTAATTTTCCGAAATATGTGAAATCAGCGCCCTGCAAGGAGGTCATTATTAAAGACCGGCCGTCGCTGGCTAAGTTTCCCATACTTAAGTGCTGGCCGGGGGACGCCGGGAAATTTATTACCCTGCCGCTGGTTTTTACGAAAAATCCGCTAAACGGCAAACGGAACGTTGGCATGTACCGTCTGCAGGTATTTGACGATAATACAACAGGTATGCACTGGCATATACATAAAAACGGCGCTGAAAATTACCGGGCCTACCGGGAAAAGGGGCTGGACCGCATTGAAGTGGCAGTGGCTATCGGCGGTGACCCGACGCTTACCTATGCCGCGACGGCACCGCTGCCTAAAGATATTGACGAAATGGTTTTCGCCGGTTTTTTACGGAAAAAATCGGTGGAAATGATTAAATGTGAAACGGTGGATGTGGAGGTTCCCGCTCAGTCGGAAATCGTACTGGAGGGGTATGTGAAAATTGACGAGGTAAGGCGGGAAGGCCCCTTTGGCGACCACACCGGCTACTATTCGCTGGCCGATGACTATCCGGTCTTTCATATTACCTGCATTACGCACCGGAAAAATCCAATCTATCCGGCGACTGTCGTTGGCAAGCCGCCGATGGAAGACTGCTATCTGGCGAAAGCCACCGAGCGGATCTTTTTACCGCTATTGCAGGCCCAGTTACCGGAAATTATTGATATTAACCTGCCGCTGGAAGGCGTATTTCATAATTGTGCAGTCGTGGCAATCAAAAAGAGCTACCCTCAGCATGCGAAGAAAGTCATGCATGCTATTTGGGGGATGGGGCAGATGATGTTTACTAAAATGGTGATCGTAGTCGATTCCCATGTCAATGTGCAGGATATGAGTGAGGTTTGGTGGCGCGTCTTTAACAATATTGACGCCCGCCGGGATATTGTCATGGTGGATGGTCCGCTGGATGTGCTGGATCACTCCTCGCCGATGCCCAACTGGGGTACCAAAGTGGGCATTGATGCGACCAAGACCTGGCCGGAGGAAGGCAATCATCGCGAATGGCCCGATGAGATTGTGATGTCCGACGAGATAAAACGGCTAGTGGACGCCAAATGGAAGGATCTTGGTCTTGAATAA
- the ahbB gene encoding siroheme decarboxylase subunit beta: MLDALDKKIIAIMQNDLPVVAEPYRDIAGQLGITEEELLRRLNQYFAQGKIRKVGAVLRHREVGFSANALCAWQVPEERLEEVGRQAAKSSYISHCYSREQGADWPYNFYTMVHAHSQEECRMMVEDFAAENGLDAYRMLFSTKEWKKTSMRYFQEEL; encoded by the coding sequence ATGTTGGATGCGTTAGATAAAAAAATTATTGCTATTATGCAAAATGATTTGCCGGTGGTTGCCGAACCGTATCGTGATATTGCCGGTCAATTGGGAATTACGGAAGAAGAGCTTTTGCGCAGGCTGAACCAGTATTTTGCGCAAGGAAAAATTCGCAAAGTGGGTGCCGTGTTAAGGCACCGGGAGGTCGGTTTTTCCGCAAATGCGCTGTGTGCTTGGCAGGTCCCGGAAGAACGCCTGGAAGAGGTGGGCCGGCAGGCGGCCAAATCCAGCTATATCTCGCACTGCTATTCCCGCGAGCAGGGGGCAGACTGGCCCTATAATTTTTATACCATGGTACATGCCCACAGCCAGGAGGAATGCCGGATGATGGTGGAAGACTTTGCGGCTGAGAACGGGTTGGACGCTTATAGGATGTTGTTCAGCACAAAAGAATGGAAGAAAACAAGTATGCGCTATTTTCAGGAGGAGTTATAA